Part of the Propioniciclava sp. MC1595 genome is shown below.
CCCGTCGGAGGCATGACGGCCACCATCGAGCGCTGGGACACCGACGAGCCGTCGCTCCGCGGCATCGAGGGCGACGAGCGCATGGACCTCATCCGCGACGACATCCAGAACCGCGTCGAGGCCCTGGCCGACGAGCTCGGCCTGGCCCTCCCTCAGGCGGGCGCGTAGAACGACTGCGTCCCGGTCGCTCGTCGGTCGACCCTACGTAGCGCGTGCACCCACGCGCGGCGAGCTCGTGCAGGCCCAGCAGGTGCAGCCGCGCGCCGTGCCCGGCCCCGCGCCGGTCGGGCATGACGCCGATGTAGAACAGGCTCCCGGTGCCCGGCTCGTCGGGGTAGGGCTGCGGCAGGACGACCCCGACCGGGCCCGCGGCGTCCGAGACGAGGAGCCAGCGCGCGGGGTCGAAGGCGTCGCCGGCGTACGCGACCAGCTCGGTCACGTCGTCGGACGCGGTCTCGGGGGTGGTGGTGCTGAACGCGTCGCCCTCGCCGGCGGCCAGCATGGCCCGGGCGAACGCGTCGAGGCCGAGGTCGGCGAACGACTGGCTCGTCCAGCCGGCCGCCTCGGCGTCGGGTGGGGGCACGTCGGTGAGGTCGCGTTCGACAAACACCTTCGTCGCCCGGTGGGCGCGCCCGGCCGCCTGTGCGACGGCGTCGAGGGGGTCGCCGGAGGAGGTGTCCCAGAGGAGGAGTTCGGCCTCGGCGGGGGCCTCGTCGCGCAGGGCGGCGCCGAGGGCGGCGGCGTCCTCGGCGGCGACCGACGAGCGGCGCAGCACCACCCAGACGTCGATCGACGACGAGGGCAAGGCGCAGGTCGTCCACGGGTGCTGAGCACAAGCTGTCGGCGGCCGGAAGGCAGGCTGTCGGCGGGAGCGCTCAGAGGGGCAGGGTGAGGCCGTCGTGGCTGGGGCGGAAGCCCATGGTCGTGTAGAAGCCGTGGATGTGCGCGCGGTTCTTCTCCGACATCACGATCAGCACCCGCGCACCCCGGGAGCGGGCGTGGTCGATCGCCCACGCGAACATGCGCTTGGCGATGCCGAGGGAGTCGTGCCCGGCCCGGATGCGGGCCCCGGAGACCACGGCGCGGGCCACGCCGCCGCGGGCCAGCGTGCGTACGAAGGTGAGCTGCAGGGTGCCGATCACGCGGTCGCCCTCGTCGAGGACGACGATGAGCTCCTGGTTGGGGTCCGCGTCGATCTGCTCGAACACGGCCTCGAGGTCGGCGTCGGCCGGCCCGACCCCCAGCAGGTCGTCGCTGATCAGGGTGTTCGTGGCGACGTGCCGCGGGGAGGTGGGGTCGTCGGCGAGCAGGCGCTCGATGGTCCCGACGTGGTCGCGTGTCGCCCGGGCGAGGCTCACGTCCCCCAGATCGGCAAGGATCTCCATGTCCCCAGTGGACACCCCCTCCCGCGGCGGCGTCCAATCAGCGGGGCGGAGACGGGCGACGGCCGGGAGGGAAACCCCTCCCGGCCGCCGCGCGTGCTGTGCTGGGTCGGATCAGACCTCGTCGTGGCGGACCTCACGCTCGACGGACTGGTTGCCGCGGGCACCGGTGCCGTGCACGTCGGTGCGCTCGGTCGTGACCGAGGAGCGGGGGCGGTTCGCGATGAGGCCGAAGACGAGCCAGATGGCCGCGGCCGCCATGAGGATCAGGCCGACCATCTTGGTGTCGACGCCCTCGAGCATCTCGGACATGGCGAAGTAGAGGATGGCGCCGATCACGCCGAGGGCGACGGGGCCGCCGATGTTCACGTAGCGCATGTGCGTGGTCGCTTTCCTGCGGGGGTCCGATTGACCCCGGTCGGTTCATGCTAGGCGGACGCCTCGCGCGCGATCCAGCGTGTCGGCGGGTTCGGCCGGCCTTTCACCCGTAGGGGTGAGGGGCGCTCAGAGGCCCGCGAGGCTGGTCACCAGCAGCACCAGGCCGGACGCCCCGGCGAGCAGCAGGATCGCGTGGCGGGTGCGCCCCGAGTCGACGTACCGGGCCAGCGGGCGGGCCAGGAGCGCGCCCAGCAGCATCGCCGGGAGGAGGGCGGCGGCGTGCGCGAGCTGGGTGGCCGTCACGCGTCCGGCGAGGGCGAGGCTGGCCAGCGAGAGCGCGGCCCCGATGCAGAAGAAGGACGCCAGCGTGGCCCGCACGCGCGGGCCGGGGAGCCCGGACAGGACCATCGCCAGCGGCGGCCCGCCCACCCCCGAGACCGTGGCCGACGTGCCGGACAGGAAGCCGGCGACCACCACGTTCGTGGTCGTGTTCTCGAGGCGGATCGAGCGCCACTGCAGGAGGGCGGCGACCGTGACGATGGCGCCCACGAGGATGCCGAGGACGCGCTGGGTGGCGATGACCAGCAGCCAGGTGCCGACGGCGATCCCGGGGAGGCGGCCCAGGATCGCGATGACGAGGTCGCGGACGTCGACGTGGCGCCACTCGCGCACCAGCGTGGTGACCGCCATCAGGCCTCGAGCTCGAGCGCCGCGGCGAGCCGGCGCAGGCCCTCGGCGATCGTGTCGGGGGAGTTGGTCACGTAGCTCAGCCGCATCGTCGAGCGGTCGGGGTCGGCGGCGTAGAAGCTCCAGCCGGGCACGAACGCCACGCCCTCCTCGACCGCGCGCGGCAGTAGCGCGGCGGTGTCGGTGTCGTCGCCGAGGCGCACCCAGCAGAACATGCCGCCGTCGGGCCGGGTCACGGACGCCGTGGGCGGCAGCATGCGCAGCAACCCGGCGTGCATCGCGTCGCGACGCTCCCGGTAGGGGACGACCACCTTCGCGATGTGGGCGTCGAGGTCGTAGTGGGTCAGGTAGTGCGCGACGGCGAGCTGGTTCAGGGCGGGGCTCTGCAGCGTGACCGCCGACTTGGCGATGCCGAGGATCTGCTTGAGGCGTCCCTCGATGCGCATCCACCCGATCCGGACGCCCGGGGCCATCACCTTCGACATCGAGTTCAGCAGGATCGTCTGCGAGGCCATGCCGGGCAGCGCCGCGATCGGGGGCAGCGGCTCGCCCGAGAAGCGGAGCTGGCCGTAGGGGTCGTCCTCGACGAGGGCGACCCTCGTGCGGAGGAGGATGTCGGCGATGGACTCGCGCCGCCGGCGTCCCATGGTCTTGCCCGAGGGGTTGGCGAAGTTGGGGATCAGGTAGACGAACTTGGGGTCGTGTTCGGCGATCGCGGCCTCGAGCGCGTCGGGGAGCATGCCCTCGGCGTCGGCCTCGACGCCGATCATGCGGGCGCCGTTGAGCATGAACGCCTGGACGGCGGCGAGGTAGGTGGGCTCCTCGACCAGGACGACGTCGCCGGGGGAGAGCAGCGCCTGGGCGGCGAGGTAGATGCCCTCCTGGGAGCCGGAGGTGACCTGGATCTCGTCGGCCGTCGTCGGCAGGTGCCGGGACACGATCTCGGCGGCAGCCTCGCGCAGCTCGGGCTCACCCGGGGTGGATCCGTACTGCAGGGCGCGGCGCGCGTTGTGCGCCAGCACGTGCTCGAAGCTGGCCCGCACGTCGTCGTAGGCGAACAGGGCGCCGTCGGGGATCCCGCCGGCGAAGCTGATGATGTCCCCCCGGCTGAGCACGCTGAACAGGTCACCCACCGGGTCGGCGGGCTCTGCGCCGAACCGCGAGCTGATCGGGAACTGGAAGGTCACCCCTTCATCCTCCCACCGCGCTGGACCGCCGAGAGCCCGTGTTCAGGCCGCCGACAGCCTGCCCTCCGAGCGCCCTGGCGAAGCGGGAGGCACGACCAGAGCCTGTGCTCAGGCGGCCAGGACGCTGCGCAGGGTGGCCAGGGCGTCCACCCAGCGTCGGGTGGTGACGGGCCCACCTCGACCGCTGAGGCCGAGGTGCGGCTCGAGTGAGCAGAACCCGTCCCAGTCGGAGGCGCGGAGCCAGTCCGCGAGTTCGGCCCACTGGCCGTCGCCCTCGCCGACCGGGGTGACGCGGCCGGTGGCGGCGCGGGCGTCCTTGGCGTGGAGGTAGGAGACGTCGTCGACCAGCTGCGGCCACGCGTGGTCGAACGGCCGGACGCCGCACTGCACGAAGTTGGCGGGGTCAAAGATGAGGCGCAGCGTGTTGCCGCTGGCCGCGACGAGTTCCAGGCAGCGTTCGGGGGTGTCGCCGAAGATGCCCTTCTCGTTCTCGTGGAGGAGGGTGACGTCCTCGTCCTGGGCGACCGCGGCGAACAGCGACATCTGGTCGAGGACCCGGGCCCGGTCGGTGTCGGGCGTGGTGGTGAACCACGAGAACGTGCGCACGAACGGCGTGCCGAACCGGTGGGCGAACGCCGCGGCCCGCCGCAGCCCGTCGAGGTGGGGGCCGAGCGGCGCGTTGACCGGCTGCTTGCCCAGACCGGTGGCGATGCACGAGACCCGGACGCCGTGGTCGGCCAGCGCGTCCTGCCCTGCCGCGAGCGTGCGGGTGGACGCCTCGAGGATGGGGCGGGTGCCGATGCGGCGGAGCTCGATGTGGGTCAGTCCGGCCTGCGACGCCATGCGCACCTGGCCGGGGAAGCTGGTCAGCGCCTCGTCGGTGAATCCGGTGAGGGTGATCATGCGCTCGAGCCTATGCGCAGGCTGTCGGCGCTGGGAACGCAAGCTGTCGGCGCTGGGTCAGAGGCTCTCGAGCTCGGCGCGGACGGCGTCCAGCTCGTCCTGGCCGATGTAGCCCGCGGCCATGCCGAAGGCCTTCTCGGCCGGCATGCCCTTCATCAGGGCGACCATCGGCTGGCGGGTCAGGCCGGGGTAGCGCCGCTCGATGACGGCGACGGCCTCGGGGTCGTCGAGCAGTTGGCCCACCTTGGTGATGGCGAAGTCGTAGCGACCCATGAAGAAGGCTCCTGACACTGGTTGGGGCGTCTCGGAACTTTACATCGTTGGCGATGAATCGGCAACGATGGATACGATGCACCCATGAGAGCCGCCACCCTGCACCAACTCGGACGCCGCCTGTCCGGCCTCGCGGGCGACCTGACGCACGCGCACTCCGACAAGGCGACGACACCGGGGGAACTGGCGATCCTCGACGACCTGCTGTTGCACGGTCGCAGCGCCGTGCGCGACATCACCGGGCGGACCGGGTTCGCGCAGTCGCACGTGTCGGCGTCCCTCGCGAAGCTCGTCGAGCGCGGCCAGGTGACGTGGGAGAAGAACCCCAAGGACGCCCGCTCGCGCTGGGCCGACCTGACCAAGGGTGAGCGGGCCGTGCTCGAGGCGGCCGCGGCCACGCGTGTCGAGGATGCGCTGTCGGAGCAGCTCGGCCGCGCCGACGCCGAGAAGCTGGTCAAGCTCCTCTCGCGGGCGGCCAAGCTGCTCGACGTGAAGAAGCCGTCAGCCCCGCGGCGCTGAGTCGCCGGGCGCGGGCGGTGCGGGGGGCGCGTCCCACGGGTTGACGCCGTAGGAGCCGCCGTACTGGCTCGGCGCGGTGACGCCGGCCTGCTCGCGGCTGCGGCTGAGGTACATCAGGCCGGTGAACAGGTACTGGTAGGGCACGTACAGCAGCAGCACGGCGTACAGGACGAGCAGCGCGAAGCCCATGCCGGTCAGCGCGGCCGCGGAGTTCTGCCCCTGCGACTGGGCCAGGGCGAAGGCCGCCCCCATCATCACGAAGTAGGGCACCAGGAACAGCGCCATGCCGATGAGGCCGAGCACGAGCTGGTAGCCGAACGTCTTCCAGAACGCACCCTTGGTGAGCTGGAACGACCGCTTGATCGAGGGGATCGCGTCGAGCCCCTCCTCGGCCATGGCCGGGATCGTGTAGACGACCTTGATCATGAACCAGATCGCGCCCACGTACACCGCGGTCAGGAACACGAACCCGAGCAGGATGCTCGCGCCGTTGGCGCTGCCGCTGTCGGAGTCGGCGGCCATGCCGATCGGCACCAGCACCGCGATGAGCGCCACGACCAGGACGATGCTCGCGGCGAAGGCGATCAGCATCAGGATGAAGACGCGGCCGAGCATGCCGCGCGTGCGCTCGGCGAGGTTGGCGCTGGTCGGGTTGGCCCGCCCGGTGGCCAGGTCGATGCCCCCGATCACCGTGCGACCCTGGTAGACGTACACCAGCAGCGAGATGGCCAGCATGGCGATGTAGAAGAGGATGCCCAGGCCGATGACGGCCGGGGTGGCCTGCTGCCCGCCGCGCGGGTCGGCCAGCACCATCGCCGCGATGACGAGGCCGAAGACCAGGGTGGCGCCGAACATGATCAGGAACGGCATCAGCAGGAGCTTCAGGAAGAGCCCGAACCGGGCCTTGTAGACGCGCCACGCGCCGCCGACGATGTCGCCGAGGGTGAGTGGGCCGTGGGGGAGCAGGGCGTGGCCGCCAGCGGCCGGGACTGAGGGGGTGGTCCAAGTCATGGCACGACCCTAACGCTCCCCACCGACGGTTCGGGTGGGGAGCACTCCCCTCGGGACGCGGGTGCCGGGCGCCCGGGCACGGCCCAGACGCCCAACCCGACCGGTCAGTCCTCCTGGCCCACCGGCTCGGGCCGGTCCACGCGCGTCGTGCCGTCGGGATCGGCCCCGTCGGCCGGCTCGCCGGTCTCGGCGGTCACGGCGACGGCTTGGGATGCGGGCGCTGCCGGCGCCACGGCCGGGACCCGCCCCGACCACACCAGGGCCTGGCCGGCGATGACCTTCTCGCCCGAGAACGCCAGCGTCGGCGACCCGGCCAGCGTGTAGCCCTCGCCGAGCGCGGCGCTCACCTCCTGGTCGAACGCGGCCGCGGGCTCGCCCGTGACCAGCCGGTAGGCGAGCTTGCCCGCGGGCAGGTCGCCGACGGCGGCCGTCGGGGCAGCAGAGACCGGACGCCGCGTGGCCGGCCCGGCGGGCGTCCGCTTGGGCCGTGGCGCGGGGGCCGCCTTCTTCTGGCCGGTGCCGACGTGCGGCTCCACCCCGTCGGTGTCGAGCAGCACGACCTCGCCGTGGCGCGGCACGACCGCGTTGAGGCCGAGGTCGGACTGGATGCGCGCGGCGAACGCCTTCGAGGCGTCCTCCTCGCCGTGGACGCAGAAGACCTCCTGCGGCTGAGGGTCGAGCTCGCGGAGCCAGTCGAGCAGGTCGGAACAGTCGGCGTGCACCGAGAACTCTCGGTCGTGGTAGACCTCGGCCTTCACCGGGATGTACTTGCCGCGGATCTTGATCTGCGTCGCGCCCTCCGACAGCTGGCGCCCGCGCGTGCCGACGCCCTGGTAGCCGGTCAGGATCACGGCGTTCTTCGGGTCGGGCAGCATCTTCTCGAGGTGGTGCAGCACGCGGCCGCCGGTCGCCATGCCCGAGCTCGAGATGATGACGGCCGGGCCGTGGCCGCCATCCGCGGTGAGCTTCTTGGAGTCGTCGGCGGTCTCGACCGCGGTCAGGTCGGGGATCTTCA
Proteins encoded:
- a CDS encoding sulfite exporter TauE/SafE family protein; protein product: MAVTTLVREWRHVDVRDLVIAILGRLPGIAVGTWLLVIATQRVLGILVGAIVTVAALLQWRSIRLENTTTNVVVAGFLSGTSATVSGVGGPPLAMVLSGLPGPRVRATLASFFCIGAALSLASLALAGRVTATQLAHAAALLPAMLLGALLARPLARYVDSGRTRHAILLLAGASGLVLLVTSLAGL
- a CDS encoding sugar phosphate isomerase/epimerase; the encoded protein is MITLTGFTDEALTSFPGQVRMASQAGLTHIELRRIGTRPILEASTRTLAAGQDALADHGVRVSCIATGLGKQPVNAPLGPHLDGLRRAAAFAHRFGTPFVRTFSWFTTTPDTDRARVLDQMSLFAAVAQDEDVTLLHENEKGIFGDTPERCLELVAASGNTLRLIFDPANFVQCGVRPFDHAWPQLVDDVSYLHAKDARAATGRVTPVGEGDGQWAELADWLRASDWDGFCSLEPHLGLSGRGGPVTTRRWVDALATLRSVLAA
- a CDS encoding GNAT family N-acetyltransferase, whose amino-acid sequence is MEILADLGDVSLARATRDHVGTIERLLADDPTSPRHVATNTLISDDLLGVGPADADLEAVFEQIDADPNQELIVVLDEGDRVIGTLQLTFVRTLARGGVARAVVSGARIRAGHDSLGIAKRMFAWAIDHARSRGARVLIVMSEKNRAHIHGFYTTMGFRPSHDGLTLPL
- a CDS encoding glycerophosphoryl diester phosphodiesterase membrane domain-containing protein, which gives rise to MTWTTPSVPAAGGHALLPHGPLTLGDIVGGAWRVYKARFGLFLKLLLMPFLIMFGATLVFGLVIAAMVLADPRGGQQATPAVIGLGILFYIAMLAISLLVYVYQGRTVIGGIDLATGRANPTSANLAERTRGMLGRVFILMLIAFAASIVLVVALIAVLVPIGMAADSDSGSANGASILLGFVFLTAVYVGAIWFMIKVVYTIPAMAEEGLDAIPSIKRSFQLTKGAFWKTFGYQLVLGLIGMALFLVPYFVMMGAAFALAQSQGQNSAAALTGMGFALLVLYAVLLLYVPYQYLFTGLMYLSRSREQAGVTAPSQYGGSYGVNPWDAPPAPPAPGDSAPRG
- a CDS encoding MarR family winged helix-turn-helix transcriptional regulator, encoding MRAATLHQLGRRLSGLAGDLTHAHSDKATTPGELAILDDLLLHGRSAVRDITGRTGFAQSHVSASLAKLVERGQVTWEKNPKDARSRWADLTKGERAVLEAAAATRVEDALSEQLGRADAEKLVKLLSRAAKLLDVKKPSAPRR
- a CDS encoding PLP-dependent aminotransferase family protein; this translates as MTFQFPISSRFGAEPADPVGDLFSVLSRGDIISFAGGIPDGALFAYDDVRASFEHVLAHNARRALQYGSTPGEPELREAAAEIVSRHLPTTADEIQVTSGSQEGIYLAAQALLSPGDVVLVEEPTYLAAVQAFMLNGARMIGVEADAEGMLPDALEAAIAEHDPKFVYLIPNFANPSGKTMGRRRRESIADILLRTRVALVEDDPYGQLRFSGEPLPPIAALPGMASQTILLNSMSKVMAPGVRIGWMRIEGRLKQILGIAKSAVTLQSPALNQLAVAHYLTHYDLDAHIAKVVVPYRERRDAMHAGLLRMLPPTASVTRPDGGMFCWVRLGDDTDTAALLPRAVEEGVAFVPGWSFYAADPDRSTMRLSYVTNSPDTIAEGLRRLAAALELEA
- a CDS encoding GNAT family N-acetyltransferase, whose translation is MPSSSIDVWVVLRRSSVAAEDAAALGAALRDEAPAEAELLLWDTSSGDPLDAVAQAAGRAHRATKVFVERDLTDVPPPDAEAAGWTSQSFADLGLDAFARAMLAAGEGDAFSTTTPETASDDVTELVAYAGDAFDPARWLLVSDAAGPVGVVLPQPYPDEPGTGSLFYIGVMPDRRGAGHGARLHLLGLHELAARGCTRYVGSTDERPGRSRSTRPPEGGPGRARRPGPRRGSGCRRG
- a CDS encoding DUF6458 family protein, whose product is MRYVNIGGPVALGVIGAILYFAMSEMLEGVDTKMVGLILMAAAAIWLVFGLIANRPRSSVTTERTDVHGTGARGNQSVEREVRHDEV